The genomic stretch CCTAATGGTTGTGAGCCAACGCCCGTCAGAAGTGTCAGAAACAATTTTCTCACAGTGCAATAATTTCATCGCGATGCGACTTACAAATAGAGTCGATCAGAACTACATCAAAGCTTTGTTGCCTGATAGCTCAAGTAGCCTTATAGATTTGCTGCCATCGCTCAACCAAGGCGAAGCCTTTGTTGTTGGTGATTCTGTAATTATTCCAAGTCTAGTTCAGTTGCCAAAGCCAAATCCTGAGCCTAAGTCTGCAAGCATCGATACTTACAAGGAATGGGCTGAAAGTTGGAAAGATATTACGTTTGATAAAATAGTAGAAAGGTGGAGAAAGGAGGGCTAGGTGTGAAGCACCTAACAAGCAGCTGCTGTCGGACTGTTAAAAGATCCGGCTTCGCCTCCTCTTTTAACAGCCGCAGAGCCGGGCGTTATATTGCTTAGGAGCATATGGATAATTTCGAAAAAATCAGGAAGATTATTCCTCTGTGGTTTGCCCAAAGAAAATGGGCTGAAGAACTACTAGTTCAATCTTTCCAATTAGAAAAAGCTGAAGATATTCTCCAATCTAAATATCGTGGAGCAAAACCAATTCCTGGAACTAATTGGATGTATCGTACACATGGTATCGGAGTAGATATCTATCGAACGGCTGATGTCGGCGGAATTGATTTTGATTTCGACAAGGTCGCCCCTGATGAATGGCGCTTACGAATTTTCTTCGAAAAACAATACAACGAGGGTAATCTGCCTCTAGCAGATTACCGCGAACTATGTGAGGATGAAGGCTTGTTGCAATGTGCAATAGAGCAAGCATTAAAGTAATCGCAATATAACAAGTGACTATGGCGTCAATAATTAAATTTAGACTTTTGGCGCTTCCCAAGTTACCCCGTCTCTTAGCATCGAATTTAAGATAACAATCATCTTCCTAACACAGGCAATGAGTGCTACTTTCTTAGGTTTTCCTGCAGCCACTAACTTTTGATATTGGCCTTTAAAAACCGGGTTAGATTGTATTGCCGACATCATGGCCATGTATAAAACGGTTCTCACTTGATGACGCCCACCTTGTATTTTTCGCATCCCTTTAAAGCGACCACTTTCTCGGTTTATTGGTGCAACCCCCACTAATGCGGATGCTTGTTTATTGGTCATATAACCGAGTCTCAGGTAGGTTACTAATGATGGATGCAGCAGCTATTTTACCGATCCCTTTCATACTTTGAAGTAGATGATTTTTTGCTTGATATTCAGGGCATGACTCGATTAATTTGACGATTTTACTTTCTATTTTAGCTATCTGATTTTTAAATGCAGTCAGGATAGGTTTAATCGTTGTAGCGAGTTCTTTTGGCAAGATTTGGAGTCGATTTTTCTCCATAGTTTGCATAACGAGCAATTGATTTCTACGCGCGACTAAATCACTCATAAGCTGCATATTCTCAGGCTTGAGCTGAGAGAGTGCAGGTTTAATAGCCTCGCCATAATGGGCTATCAGCTTAGCATCGAGTTTATCGGTTTTTGCACGTTGACCAATCGCCCCGGCAAAGCGTTTTACGTGGACAGGATTGGCAATTACAAAAGGTAAACCAGCTTTAGCGCATGCCATAATGAATGACATTTCAAGGCGACCTGTTGCTTCAATAATAATGCGCTCAGGCTGGTGCTTTTTAATCTTGCTAATAGCTTCTTTAATCCCTTTGTCATCGTTAGAAACGGTGAAGTAGATATCCAGCGGACGGATGTAAATATCAAGTTTAAATTTACCGGTATCAACGCCAATGTTAATGCTTTGATTTGGTTTCGTGTTCATATAAGCTAACTCTTGCTTGCATAATGCGAGCTCGAGGCCCAGTAGACTATTCGAGTGTGATGCTTGGAGTCTTTTACAGCGTTCTTTCTTGTTATCGGTCTCTCAATGGAGGAGCCATCACTCAATCGAACTACTGTAAAAGAAGGCTTTAGTTGCAGCTAAAGCTTGGGCCTCACCTTACCCTAAATCGGTATAAAAAGAGTAATTAAGATGGGTGTATTATCCATACAAGTTACTCAAAAGGACGCAAAACGCTTGGCTTGTGCTCCTTCGTCGCTAATTATAGCCAAGCATTTATGCGCCCATTAGTAAGGCGTTAGCTGTACTTATGAAATCTGATAAAACGTCTCAATTTCTGTGGTTTATTTTCCTAATATTAGGTGTTTGGTTTTCAATCGAAACCGTGAACAGCACCTTTTATGGTTTCGAACTAGCCTTAGGAACAGCTCTATTTGGTTTAATCGTAGGGCTTATCTTGCACAAAAAGCGTAATCGTTCTGAACTTTGGGATAGTTTTGTAGATAAAAGGAATTTTTTTAGAAGCCAGCGTAAGACAACGTATATGTTCTTTTTTCTCGCGGTTATAGGTTTCTCGAATTCTTACATGTTAGTTGGTGAGCCTAACTACTTGAATACAGAAATAACCGAAAAAAGAATTAGCAGAGGAAAATCGACTAGCTATATATTGGCTATTGCTCCGGCAGAATACGGTATGTTGGATCTAAAAGTCGGTGAAAAATTTTGGAATTCTCAATCAGTAGGTAACGAGCTTATGATTGAAGTTCAAGAAAATATTTTTGGCTTATATGTGGTTACGGATTACAGTACAGCTAACAAGAGACTATGGCGTCAATAGTTAAATTTAGACTTTTGGCGCTTCCCAAATTACCCCGTCTCTTAGCATCGAATTTAAGATAACAATCATCTTCCTAACACAGGCAATGAGTGCTACTTTCTTCGGTTTTCCGGCGGCCACTAGTTTTTGATATTGGCCTTTAAAAACCGGGTTAGATTGTATTGCCGACATCATGGCCATGTATAAAACGGTCCTCACTTGATGACGCCCACCTTGTATTTTTCGCATCCCTTTAAAGCGACCACTTTCTCGGTTTATTGGTGCAACCCCCACTAATGCGGATGCTTGTTTATTGGTCATATAACCGAGTCTCAGGTAGGTTACTAATGATGGATGCAGCAGCTATTTTACCGATCCCTTTCATACTTTGAAGTAGATGATTTTTTGCTTGATATTCAGGGCATGACTCGATTAATTTGACGATTTTACTTTCTATTTTAGCTATCTGATTTTTAAATGCAGTCAGGATAGGTTTAATCGTTGTAGCGAGTTCTTTTGGCAAGATTTGGAGTCGATTTTTCTCCATAGTTTGCATAACGAGCAATTGATTTCTACGCGCGACTAAATCACTCATAAGCTGCATATTCTCAGGCTTGAGCTGAGAGAGTGCAGGTTTAATAGCCTCGCCATAATGGGCTATCAGCTTAGCATCGAGTTTATCGGTTTTTGCACGTTGACC from Pseudoalteromonas xiamenensis encodes the following:
- a CDS encoding DUF6896 domain-containing protein, whose amino-acid sequence is MDNFEKIRKIIPLWFAQRKWAEELLVQSFQLEKAEDILQSKYRGAKPIPGTNWMYRTHGIGVDIYRTADVGGIDFDFDKVAPDEWRLRIFFEKQYNEGNLPLADYRELCEDEGLLQCAIEQALK